The Myxococcales bacterium genome includes a region encoding these proteins:
- a CDS encoding glycosyltransferase family 4 protein encodes MAKILTVALINSDYKLTGGVKRIFNIAHPLRERGYQVQLYSPSLAMPSWSEHQDFTVRSLDESLRDETDCAIFFNPKCIPYRYLAKNPATHKVIYFLLNGGHYKQSYQRWINRTQRLPDVCLAGNNGRWRNQYKLRGKQDFDLIGGIDLEHFTPPVEARQRRDPGERLTVITQGRDPSNFKGKGTNIIIKELEALSERIRLVIFSNKRVGCSSRKIELTEVVAIPPSEMPELYRSADLLIQNEDDAGGWSNTAAEAMACGTPIICTPYTTSDFVEQLKTCFVIERRSGAMREAVEYLLDRPKLLEEMAVCGHQRIQNFSWESVADQLEEMFRVLAKKSTAELAAAGSGFRRMLDRWSVGF; translated from the coding sequence ATGGCTAAAATTCTAACGGTCGCGCTCATCAATTCGGACTACAAGCTGACCGGCGGCGTCAAGCGAATTTTCAACATCGCCCATCCGCTGCGAGAGCGAGGCTATCAGGTACAGCTCTACAGCCCCTCGCTCGCAATGCCGAGCTGGTCGGAGCATCAGGATTTCACGGTCCGCAGTCTGGATGAGTCGCTCCGAGACGAGACCGATTGCGCAATCTTCTTCAACCCGAAGTGCATTCCCTATCGCTATCTGGCGAAGAACCCCGCCACCCATAAAGTGATCTATTTCCTGCTCAACGGCGGGCACTACAAGCAGTCCTACCAGCGATGGATCAACCGGACTCAGCGCCTGCCCGATGTCTGCCTCGCCGGCAACAATGGACGCTGGCGGAACCAATACAAGCTGCGGGGCAAGCAGGATTTCGATCTGATCGGGGGAATCGACCTTGAGCACTTTACACCTCCGGTCGAAGCTCGGCAACGACGGGACCCGGGCGAACGACTCACTGTCATCACGCAAGGGAGGGATCCGTCGAACTTCAAGGGCAAGGGGACGAATATCATCATCAAAGAACTCGAGGCACTGTCCGAGCGGATCCGCCTGGTGATCTTCTCTAATAAGCGGGTGGGTTGTTCAAGTCGCAAAATCGAGTTGACCGAAGTGGTCGCGATACCTCCCAGCGAGATGCCGGAACTGTATCGATCGGCCGATCTACTGATTCAAAATGAGGACGACGCCGGAGGCTGGAGCAATACCGCCGCGGAAGCCATGGCCTGCGGAACGCCGATAATTTGCACACCCTATACGACGAGTGATTTTGTAGAGCAACTGAAAACTTGCTTCGTGATCGAGCGCCGATCGGGCGCGATGCGGGAGGCCGTCGAATATCTGCTTGATCGGCCCAAGCTGCTCGAGGAGATGGCCGTGTGCGGTCACCAGCGGATTCAGAATTTTTCCTGGGAGAGCGTGGCGGATCAGCTCGAGGAAATGTTCCGCGTTCTGGCGAAGAAGTCGACCGCCGAG